ACTCCCCATCTCTTGGACAGTTTCCGGGATGATTTAAGCTACTCTCTGCCCCTGCTGATCGGTTTCGATCTGGTTGAAGTAGACCACGGCGGGCGGCTGTCCGCCATGGGCGGCGTGGGGCCGCTGGTGGTTGTAGAAGGTGATCCATCGGCCAACGCCCGCCTTCGCCTGCGAGCCGGTCTCCCAGGCGTGCAGATAGACGCACTCATACTTCAGGGACCGCCAAAGGCGCTCGATGAAGATGTTGTCGAGACACCGGCCCTTGCCGTCCATCGAGATCCGGGTGCCGATCCGTTTCAGCCGGTCGGTCCAGGCGAAGGACGTGAACTGCGAGCCCTGATCGGTGTTCATGATCTCGGGCGGGCCGAAGCGGTGGACCGCCTCGTTCAGCGCCTCGACGCAGAAGTCGGCTTCGAGCGTGTTCGAGATGCGCCAGGCCAGCACCTTGCGGGTGAACCAGTCCATGATGGCGACCAGGTAGAGGAAGCCTCGTCGCATCGGCAGATAGGTGATGTCGGCACACCAGGCATGGTTGTGCCGATCGACCCGCAGGCCACCCAGCAGATAGGGGTAGGTCTTGTGCCCCTTCGCAGGCTTGCTGGTGTTGGGCTTCTGGTAGATCGGCATCAGACGCATGAGCCGCATCAGCCGCCGGATGCGCTTCATGTTCACTGGGTGCCCTTCGTTCTGCAGGTGCCAGGTCATCTGCTGGACGCCGTAGAAGGGGGTTTCCAGGAACTGACGGTCGATCAGCCGCATGAGCGCCAGGTTCATCTCGGTCTCGCCCTGCGGTGCGTAGTAGAACGACGACCGCGAGATCGACAGCAGACGGCATTGCGCCCCGACCGACAGCGTGGGGTGAGAGCGTTCGATCATCCCGCGCCTCACCTGCCGGTCCAGGGCTTGAGCTTTCGTGACAAAAAATCGTTGGCGACGGCCAGCTCTCCGATCTTGGCGTGCAGCGATCGCACCGTCTCCTCGTCGACCTCGGCCTTCTTCTTCCTGCCGCGTTCGAAGATGTCCGATGCCCCCTCGAGCAGCGCCTTCTTCCACTGGTGGATCATCGTCGGATGCACGCCGTATTCCGCGGCCAGCTCCGACACGGTGCGCTCGCCCTTCACGGCTTCCAGCGCCACGCGAGCCTTGAAGCCCGCGTCATGGTTCCTGCGTTTCGACATCGTCTGTTCTCCTCGTTCTTGGAGACCAGCAGACGGAAGATCAGAGCTTACGTCACTGTCCGATTTTCGGGGAGGTGCTCAGGCCGTCCTGCTTATCGCCCGCCGCTAGGCTCCAGACTCATTAACTTTAGAGCCAGAAGAAGAACGGTTGCGGCGAGAGCTATGGCCGAGAGGAAGACGATGGCGCCTGTCGTATCGGGTCGCGCCCCGCCTCTAATCCTCAGCATGGCAGCGGCTCCGGTGTAATCGCCGACGGGGTCAGCGGTGACAAACATGCGGATCGGGCGTCCCTGCGCATCGGCAACGGCATGAAGCTTCGTGTTCATGCCGCCCTTCGTGCGCCCGATCAGGCGCCCACCTTGGTCGAACGGACAGACAGAGGGACAGATCAATCGGCTGAAGACCCTCAAGCGTCAGATGTATGGCCGCGCCAACATTGACCTGCTCAGGGCAAGGCTCATCGCGCCAGCATGAACCCAAAATGCTCCAACTTTGAGGCAGCCCCTATTTTGCACGCCGATTGGGGGTCAGTTTTGGGAGCCGATTGACAGACCACAACGTACATACCGTCACGGTCAGCGACCTTGTTTAATTTACGTTTTGGTTTCAGGGCTTCGACGCCCGCGTTGGACCCTCCGAGATCGCTCAGAAAATGCGAGAGAGCCGCCAGGTTTTGAGATTTATTGATCTATTTCAGATCCTTATGGAGTGATGTGGCATAAAATCGGCGGTATTCGGCGGGGGCCAGAATCACTCCCACTCGATTGTCATCAAGAGAAAAATATCTTTTCACATCAACATGTTACTTATGACCATTCGCCTGATGCCATGATAAATACCATGTGACGCCAAGGCAGATTGAGTTAGCCACCATCGGATGCGGTCCAACCTCCGGCCTTGCGCCGCTTCTCCCGCTCGGCGTCGGCCAAGTCGCCGGGCCACCCCGCCAACTCTTCATTGGTGAGGCCCGCCAGGATTTGCGGCAGGTTCATGGTCCGGTGTGGAGGGGGCGGCAGGTCATTGGACGGCGGGCCGTCGGTTATGAAACATGGCTCGGTTTGGTTGTCCTGGTGCAGCTTCGTCATTCTCTTTCCTCTTGGCGTTCATTTGGCCTGCGGCCAGGGCAAATCAAGCGCGCGACGGCCTTGCCGAAAACGAACATTGCGCAACAAGGCTATCTCCCGCGACCCCGCGGGCGTGCCTGCCATGCTTCCTCGACCAATTCCGGGGTGATAGCTTCCCGAAGCACGCGCAGTGCGTTGTCGGAATACCTCGGGTGTTTTTGAGACCCGAACTCAAACACCATGACGTTGGCTTGATCTTCGTCTATACGCAGGAAGTCGCGGACAGCCTTGGCCTTATTGATTGTCAACCCCAGCTTTCCCGCCAACGCACTCGGACTCCAGTGGTATTTTTTCTGGAGATCTACGTCGCGGATAGCCGCCGCACCCTCTGGGTCATCACCCGACACGAAGCGAACCGCTGGAGCGTCTGCGGCTCGGGTGATTCGGACTCGAATCGTCGGACCGTCTCCTTCAATGTTCGTTGCTAGGGTCATCAATCGTGGAAATACCTGCTCCACGGGAGTGTCGTCTTTGATCGCCTCTTCAATTCGATCCAGATCTCGTTTGGAAACTGCAACCTCTTCACTGACATGGGCTTCCATCGCCAGGAGTGCCGTGATTCGGCCTCTAGCCTCGTCTCTCGCCCTTCGGCCCGGAGCAAGCAGGTCTCTAGGTCATGTTGACAAATGGCGGAGCCAGAGCCTGATGCAGGCGACGTCGACGAAGCCAAGGAAGCTTTCGGCGGTTTTGTCGTAGCGGGTTGCAAGGCGGCGGCTATTTTTCAGCTTGTTGAAGCAGCGCTCGACCATGTTGCGCAGGGTGTAGATGGTCATGTCGACAGCCTTGCGCACCCTTCGGTTCCTTCGCATCGGTATCATGGGCAGGGCGTTGCGGCTCTCGATGTCTTCCCGAATTTTATCAGAGTCATAGCCCCTGTCGGCGACCAGAACTGCTGGTTGCGGCAGGTTGTCGGCCATCACCATATCATAGCCGGTGTAGTCGGAATCCTGCCCCGGCGTGATCTCGGTCCTCATCGGGAGGGCCTGCGCCGTTGACGCGGAGATGGATCTTGGTCGAGAAGCCGCCTCTCGAACGGCCAAGAGCCTCTTTCGGAGTCCCCCTTTTGCGCCCGCCGCATGATGATGGGCGCGGTACACAGTGCTATCAACCATCTGGAGCTTGTCTGGCGCGATCCCAGCGTGGTTCAGCGCATCCAGGATATCCCTCCCACAGTCCCGCCAAAGTCCAGCGGCGGAACTGACGGTAGACCGAGGACCACTTGCCAAACTCTTCGGGCAGATCGCGCCATGGCGCACCAGTCCTTGCGATCCAGAATATACCATTCAGAACAAGACGATGGTCCGCAGGTTTCCGCCCGTTAGGGTGCCGGACGGCACGAATGAAGCCCTCGAAGAAGGTCCACTCATCGTCGGATATCAGGTTGCGTGCCAAGTTCATCTCCCACGTAGAGATGAGCTTGAATCATAGGACGACTGCCAGAGGAATCCCTTTTGTCAACACGACCTAATCTGTGCGTATTCCCGATTCACCAGCATTAAGAAATCAGGCAGCGGTTGGGTAGACAGAGGCAGAACCCGTACCGGAAGGTTATCTGCGATCGTGTCCTGGAAGTGCGCTGTCAGGATTTCATCCAACACCGTTATCAACGCCCTCGCGTTGATGTAGAGAGCGTCTTCGGGAACCACGATCATCCAGTGCTGGGCTTGGTCACGCAGCGCGTCGACGACTCGGATAGCCCCAGCTTGTGATGCGCTCATCCACCCTTTGGACTGAGCAATGTTCAACGCCTTCTCGATACCAATCGAGGTTCCCTTTTCTTTGTCAAAGACGTCCTGCCCCTTCTGAACCAACAACGCCTTAGCCAACATTTCGCTCGCGTGCTGAAGCATAAGAAGGACTGTTTCCGGCCTCCCATCGTCGTCGTGGTTATTGAATGCCTCCAACCCACGCTTTAACGAAGCTATAGCCTTGGCCTTCAGCGTCTTGGCTTCCCTCTTCAGCTTCATAATTGCTCCAATCTTTGGCTAATTTCAGACGAACGGGGCGGCGGAGGTGAGTTCGATCTACGTCACCTTCACCAGCTTCGCAGCCTTGGGGTCGTAGACGTAGCCGGTGATGCTGCCATCCTTGATGCGTGCAACGGCCTCGTCGATCACGAACAGCGGAACGAGAAACCATTCCTCGGGCTGCACGGGGTGACCGAAGCGGTCGTTGATGGTGATGTTCAACCGCGCGGGCGCGAACAGCCTGTGGAACAGGTTTTCCATCCGGGTGCGGTTGATGCCCGCGAGCTTGTAGGTCGCTACCACTTCGACCTTCGCCAGCAGGTAGGTGGAGTCGTGTTCGGCGTTGGCAATGCGCGTCTCCACCCTGCCGCCGGTCACGCCCATCTTGTGGATGATGTCGCGGTGCTGCGCGACATAGGGATGATCGGAGAGGGAGCGCAGGACGTAGATGGTGCCGCTTTCGACATCATCGGCCTCAAGCTCACCGCCGAAAGAGAGTTGCCCACTCTCGGGCGAGGCCAGCCGCCGCGCGGCGGGGTCGTCGTAGAACGCGCGCTGGAGCGAGCGCAACAGCAGATTGCTTTCGGTGCCGTTGGAGAAGATGAGGCGCAGGCGACGGTCCACTTCCCCGGCGGTGGTTTTCAACGGCTCGCCGACCTCGGCGACGTAGAGAGTAAGGCCGTCGAGAACGAAAAAGTCCCCGACTTCAATCGCACGACGGCCCGCTTCGATGGGCTGGGACTGGCGCATACCGGTTTTGACTTCCGCCTGCACGCGCTCGAACAAGGGCCGGAAGGTCTCGAAGTCCTCGCAGGGCTTGCGATCCGCGATCTCCTCGGCGGCGCGCTTTTCGGCGCTGGTACGGACATGGCGCAAGACCGTGATGTCGTCCGCGCCGGCAACATCCGCCAGTTCGGCAGCCAAGTCGTCGATGTCGATAGTTTCGTCCGCCGAAGCGGCAACGGTCGGTGCCCCAGCAAGCAAGCCCTGATGGTCTAGCGGCTCAAGCAAGGCGCGGCAATCCGGGAGCGCGCGTAGACGGTCGAGCCGCACGGCATATAGGCGCTCGAATATGTCGCGGTCTTCGCCATGCTCAGGCGCACGCCCGTGCCGCTCTGTGAAGCGTTGGATTTCCTCGAAGCCGGCAATGACACGCTCCTCGCTGGCTGGGCGGCCATTTTTCTTCTCAGGCGGAGCGAACTCGGCCAGCTCTGCCGCCAGGTCGTCAAGATCAGAGTTACTCATAGCGTCCCTCCGCCCTGAACCGCATGAAGGCGGCCGCACCTTCGGCAAGGTGCTTTTCCCAGGCGTCCTGCGAGGTAACCGATGGAGCCCTCCCACGTTCGCGTTTGAACTCAACCGCGCGCTTGGCGATCACTTTGGCATCTTCAGGCGTGATAGAGGTGCGTTTGGCCGAGATGGCCGCCGCGACCTGCTTCAAGCTGTCCTCGCTCATTGTCTTGGCGAGGATGGCATAGGCTTCGCCAAAGGGGTTGATGCGGTCGATGAGGTCAATGTCCAGCTCGCGCACGTCCATCGCAAAGCGGCGCACGCCATCGATCAGGGCGGTGTTAGGCGATCCGTCGCTCTCGCCTTCGGTGACAAGCCGCTTGGCCTGTTGCGTCAGGTTGAGGGCGGCGATGGCATGCTGGCGCACGGCCTCCTGATCTTCGGCGTCAAGCTCGGGATACTTGTCCTTGATGATCTTGCCCATGCGAACCTGCGTCAGCTCCTCGGGCACCAACTCCTCATCGAACAGGCCGCGCTCAATGGTGGGCTTGTCCTGCACGAAGGCCGCGATGACTTCGTTCAGGTCTTCCTGACAGATTCGCGCCGCCTCCTTGCTCTTGGGCTCGGCGATGCCCTTGATCTCGATTTGGTACGCCCCTGTCTGCTCATTGACACCGATGTTGCAGCGGTCCGGGTCATAGCCACCCTCGCCGTAGTTAAAACCCGGCACCGGGCCACTGTCGGGGTTCTTGGGCTTGAACTCGAAGCGCGGAGCAAGAACCTGCTCCATCAGCAGGCTCGCCGCGATGGCCTTTAACGTATCGTTAACGGCCTCGGTGACAGCTTCCTCGGCTGCGTCCGGCTCGGCGATCAGGTTGGTGAACCTCGCGCGGGTCTTGCCGGGCGCGTCGCGGGTAGCTCGGCCGATGATCTGCACGATCTCGGTCAGGCTGGCGCGGTAGCCCACGGTCAGTGCATGTTCGCACCAAATCCAATCGAAGCCTTCCTTCGCCATGCCCAGCGCGATGATGATGTCCACATGGTCGCGGTTGTTCTTCTGCGCCGGGTCTTTGAGTGAGGCGGACACGCGGTCGCGCTTGGCGGCATCGTCATCGACGAGATCGGCGATTCGCAGCACGCGGCCATCGGGGCGCTTGACACGTTGGAAGCCGGTCGCAGGGTCGATGCCTTGCCATTCACCCAGCGCCTCGATGATGTGCTCCACTTCCCGCATCTTGTCCTTCGTGCTCTCGCGCGAATTGACATTCGGGATGTGGATGATGGTCTTCTCGGCGGGATCGAGGACATTGAGGATGTCGTCGACGTAAGGCCCGCTGTAGAAGAAGTAGCCGATGTCGAGTTGCTTGAGGTACTCGTAGCCGTTGAGCTGTTCGTAGTAGGTGTAGGTGACGGTATCGAACTTCGACTCATCCTGCGGTGCAAGCACGGCCTCGGCGTCGCCACGGAAGTAGGAGCCGGTCATGGCAACGATGTGCGTCTTGCCCCGCGCGAAGAACTGCCCCAGGTGCAAGCCGAGCTTGTTGTCCGGGTTGGCCGAAACGTGGTGGAACTCATCGACCGCGATCAGTCGGTCGTCGAAAGCCTCCACGCCGTAGGCATCGACCGCGAAGCGAAAGGTTGCATGGGTGCAGACCAGCACCTTGTCGTCGCCTTCGAGGAATGCGCCCAGGGACTTGACCTTCCCGCCGTTGTCGTTGCCTGGCGCATTGCACAGGTTCCACTTGGGTTCGACCTGCCAATCGGACCAGAAGCCGTACTTCGACAGCGGCTCGTCGTTGAAGCTGGCACCGATGGACTTCTCCGGCACAACGATGATGGCCTGCTTCAAGCCTTGGTTCTTGAGCTTGTCGAGTGCCACGAACATCAGCGCACGGCTCTTGCCCGATGCGGGCGGCGACTTGATGAGCAGGTATTGCTCGCCCCGCTTCTCGTAGGCCCGCTCCTGCATGGGCCGCATCCCAAGAGCATTGGCCTTGGTCGATGCGCCGTTTCGGGCGTAGGTGACGGAAACGGACGGTACGGACTTGATCTTGTCGCTCATGCGTTGGCTCCCGCTTTGCGCTTCTTGCCCTTGGCCGGTGCAGCCGAAGCGGTCATCTTGGTATAGAGGTCAAACAGCTTTTCCAGCCGCTCGGTGTCGTTCTTGAAGCGCCGACCGATGTAGATGCGCTCCAGCACTTCGTCGTTGCGATCATGGGCAGCGCGCAGGTCGGCGGGCATGTTCTCAGGGTCATACAGGTCCGCGATGGTCGCGGGAAAGTGATGCTCCCGCGCCAGCAAAATGTCCTCGGCGCAGCGCGTGAGGTCGGCCCTCATCTTCTCGGTGAGCATGGGGACCGGGAACGTGTTCCAGCCCAGGGTATTGGAGTAGGAGAATCGCATTTCCAGTCGTACGCAGACTGTGGCGATCCAGACCCAGTGCAGCCGTGAGGCGATCAGCGCAAGGTTCCACAGTGGAGCGTCATAAAGAGCAAACGCCTTCTCCTGCACCACGCAATGTGGCTCCAGCAGGCCGATAGGAAGATAGGGGCGATTCTCGGAACTCACGCGCGGGACAATTAAGGCGTGACGATTCCCCATCGTCTGTTCCCGAAATCGCCACGGGGTGTCAGCCAGTTTTCGTGCGCTGGCGTCCTTGGTCGCGGCTCGTCTTGCACGGGCTACGTCCTCCACACGACGGGCAATGGCCGGAATGGCAAGGGCGGCCTCGGCCTCCTGATCCGCGATCCAGAGGCAGGCGCGGGGTGCGGCGTCGATGAACTCTTTTGAGCCATAGAAAGGCCGGACGAAGCGCGCAGCTTCCGGCGATCCGGCAACGAGATGTCCTGCCTCGTCGTTTGAGAGAATCAGCGCCGCCCCGTAGTAGGGATGGTTGCCGAACTGCATCGGCGTCAAACCGTTTTGCGGCCTGGCTGCGGGTTGCACCTCGATGTTCGGCGCGGCGACTAGGTAGGCATTGATGTTGTCTACCTGCTTGCACTCGACCGATTCGTGGCTACCGCCCCAAATGGAATACAAACGGCGCGTGGGGCCGGACATGGTAGAAATGCCCACGATGACCACGGTCACGCCGGCATTGTGGCTGGCCAGATTGGCCCATTTGAACGAGGTGTGCGCAAAGACGATGACATTGCCTGTAACGAATATCTCCGGCCAAAGCGTCGGCACCTGCTGGCCTTGGCAAATGGAGTTGGTGGCAACGAACGCAGCAGATGAAGGCGTGTGGGTCCCGTAATCTGCCGCCTTCAAGAACCAGCCGGCCACATAGTCGAGCGACTTCCAGTTTTTCACGCGCCCATCGAACAAGGCACCAAGATCAGCTTTCTGTGCTGCACTCTGCCATTTGCTGCCCAGGTACGGTGGATTCCCGCAGATGTACGTCTCGCCTCCCTCGTTCTCGAAATCGATCTCTGCCTGATCGAGCGGAGAACCGAACAAGTCATCGGCCTTCACCTTCACGCCGGTGCCGGTTGGCGGGCAAATGCTCAGCCAGTCGAGCCGCAGCGCGTTGCCGCAGGTGATCCAGTTCTCGCTGCGCAGAGGCAGGAACTCAGCCAAGGCCAGCTTCTGTCCCCGGTACAGCACGTCGCACTGGTATTCGGCAATGACCAGTGCGAGGCGGGCGATCTCCGCCGGGAAGTCGCGTAGCTCGATCCCGCGAAAGTTGGTAAGCGGAATTTCTGATGCACGATCCGGCTCGCCGCGCCGCCGGTTGATCTCGGCCTCGATGGCGCGCATTTCCTTGTAAGCGATCACCAGGAAATTGCCCGAGCCACAGGCCGGATCGAAGACCCTGATCCTCGCTATGCGCTTGCGCAGGTTCAGCAACATGCGAGGGTTGTCGCCCGCCTCTTCCAGCTTGGAACGCAGGTCGTCGAGGAATAGCGGATTCAGCACCTTTAGGATGTTGGGGACACTGGTGTAGTGCAT
This portion of the Paracoccus sp. N5 genome encodes:
- a CDS encoding IS5 family transposase, with the protein product MLDALNHAGIAPDKLQMVDSTVYRAHHHAAGAKGGLRKRLLAVREAASRPRSISASTAQALPMRTEITPGQDSDYTGYDMVMADNLPQPAVLVADRGYDSDKIREDIESRNALPMIPMRRNRRVRKAVDMTIYTLRNMVERCFNKLKNSRRLATRYDKTAESFLGFVDVACIRLWLRHLST
- a CDS encoding transposase, with translation MNLARNLISDDEWTFFEGFIRAVRHPNGRKPADHRLVLNGIFWIARTGAPWRDLPEEFGKWSSVYRQFRRWTLAGLWEGYPGCAEPRWDRARQAPDG
- a CDS encoding GIY-YIG nuclease family protein yields the protein MSNSDLDDLAAELAEFAPPEKKNGRPASEERVIAGFEEIQRFTERHGRAPEHGEDRDIFERLYAVRLDRLRALPDCRALLEPLDHQGLLAGAPTVAASADETIDIDDLAAELADVAGADDITVLRHVRTSAEKRAAEEIADRKPCEDFETFRPLFERVQAEVKTGMRQSQPIEAGRRAIEVGDFFVLDGLTLYVAEVGEPLKTTAGEVDRRLRLIFSNGTESNLLLRSLQRAFYDDPAARRLASPESGQLSFGGELEADDVESGTIYVLRSLSDHPYVAQHRDIIHKMGVTGGRVETRIANAEHDSTYLLAKVEVVATYKLAGINRTRMENLFHRLFAPARLNITINDRFGHPVQPEEWFLVPLFVIDEAVARIKDGSITGYVYDPKAAKLVKVT
- a CDS encoding DEAD/DEAH box helicase; this translates as MSDKIKSVPSVSVTYARNGASTKANALGMRPMQERAYEKRGEQYLLIKSPPASGKSRALMFVALDKLKNQGLKQAIIVVPEKSIGASFNDEPLSKYGFWSDWQVEPKWNLCNAPGNDNGGKVKSLGAFLEGDDKVLVCTHATFRFAVDAYGVEAFDDRLIAVDEFHHVSANPDNKLGLHLGQFFARGKTHIVAMTGSYFRGDAEAVLAPQDESKFDTVTYTYYEQLNGYEYLKQLDIGYFFYSGPYVDDILNVLDPAEKTIIHIPNVNSRESTKDKMREVEHIIEALGEWQGIDPATGFQRVKRPDGRVLRIADLVDDDAAKRDRVSASLKDPAQKNNRDHVDIIIALGMAKEGFDWIWCEHALTVGYRASLTEIVQIIGRATRDAPGKTRARFTNLIAEPDAAEEAVTEAVNDTLKAIAASLLMEQVLAPRFEFKPKNPDSGPVPGFNYGEGGYDPDRCNIGVNEQTGAYQIEIKGIAEPKSKEAARICQEDLNEVIAAFVQDKPTIERGLFDEELVPEELTQVRMGKIIKDKYPELDAEDQEAVRQHAIAALNLTQQAKRLVTEGESDGSPNTALIDGVRRFAMDVRELDIDLIDRINPFGEAYAILAKTMSEDSLKQVAAAISAKRTSITPEDAKVIAKRAVEFKRERGRAPSVTSQDAWEKHLAEGAAAFMRFRAEGRYE
- a CDS encoding DNA methyltransferase, whose product is MNAVEIEQAITDLAEQPFDRAEFPYAFLEAFGNKATTIKRLRAGASNKSDLGGVLQTSNIHILTCDVGRVTQTLAALKASSATAKAKAKFILATDGADFEAEDLTSGETVACAFKDFPDHFGFFLPLAGISTVRQISENAFDIRATSRLNRLYVELLKDNPEWGTAERRHDMNNLMARLIFCFFAEDTDIFIGKGRFTETVAQMSAKDSSNTHEVIATLFRAMNTKREDRAAAKIPRWAEDFPYVNGQLFSGGDEVPRFSKIARSYLLHVGGLDWTKINPDIFGSMIQAVAEDEERGELGMHYTSVPNILKVLNPLFLDDLRSKLEEAGDNPRMLLNLRKRIARIRVFDPACGSGNFLVIAYKEMRAIEAEINRRRGEPDRASEIPLTNFRGIELRDFPAEIARLALVIAEYQCDVLYRGQKLALAEFLPLRSENWITCGNALRLDWLSICPPTGTGVKVKADDLFGSPLDQAEIDFENEGGETYICGNPPYLGSKWQSAAQKADLGALFDGRVKNWKSLDYVAGWFLKAADYGTHTPSSAAFVATNSICQGQQVPTLWPEIFVTGNVIVFAHTSFKWANLASHNAGVTVVIVGISTMSGPTRRLYSIWGGSHESVECKQVDNINAYLVAAPNIEVQPAARPQNGLTPMQFGNHPYYGAALILSNDEAGHLVAGSPEAARFVRPFYGSKEFIDAAPRACLWIADQEAEAALAIPAIARRVEDVARARRAATKDASARKLADTPWRFREQTMGNRHALIVPRVSSENRPYLPIGLLEPHCVVQEKAFALYDAPLWNLALIASRLHWVWIATVCVRLEMRFSYSNTLGWNTFPVPMLTEKMRADLTRCAEDILLAREHHFPATIADLYDPENMPADLRAAHDRNDEVLERIYIGRRFKNDTERLEKLFDLYTKMTASAAPAKGKKRKAGANA